A single window of uncultured Pseudodesulfovibrio sp. DNA harbors:
- a CDS encoding PqqD family protein, with protein sequence MFKNKSTEPVISRAEALNMVPVKNRAVEETALPDGLVRLAYPLAIKPWFGRLAEKVGMWDKKPMIKQVELDELGAFVWERIDGERSVQQIAAELASFYEVQPREAELSVTAFIKTIGQRGIIGLK encoded by the coding sequence TTGTTCAAGAATAAATCGACAGAGCCTGTCATTTCGCGCGCCGAGGCCCTGAATATGGTCCCGGTGAAGAATAGGGCCGTGGAAGAGACTGCTTTGCCTGATGGTTTGGTGCGGTTGGCATATCCCTTGGCGATAAAACCGTGGTTTGGACGGTTGGCTGAAAAGGTAGGTATGTGGGACAAGAAACCCATGATCAAACAGGTTGAACTCGATGAACTGGGAGCGTTTGTTTGGGAACGAATCGATGGCGAACGTTCTGTTCAACAGATTGCCGCAGAGTTGGCATCATTTTATGAAGTGCAGCCACGCGAGGCCGAGTTGAGTGTGACTGCGTTTATTAAAACGATTGGTCAACGAGGGATTATTGGGTTGAAATAG
- a CDS encoding glutamine amidotransferase, translating to MKKILIIKTGGTFEEFTHDHDDFEHWTANAMEMPLEDCLCVDVRSGAPLPAPTNIAGCVITGSHDMVTDDLPWISTTAQWLQEAVKMNLPMIGICFGHQLMAHALGGEAGFHPEGLEIGTVDITLTENGMADPLIGGLPSFFKGHVTHSQTALSLPPNATVLAASSHDPHQCFRVGNHAWGVQFHPEFDAEAIRYYIEQLRGKITDQGGDANSLRDAVVETPESASVLKRFAAYCTEL from the coding sequence ATGAAAAAAATCCTGATCATCAAAACCGGCGGTACCTTTGAAGAATTCACCCACGATCACGATGATTTTGAACATTGGACCGCCAATGCCATGGAGATGCCCCTTGAAGACTGTCTCTGTGTAGACGTCCGCTCCGGCGCACCACTACCTGCCCCTACTAATATTGCGGGATGTGTCATTACCGGTTCTCACGATATGGTTACTGATGATCTGCCTTGGATATCCACCACAGCTCAATGGCTGCAAGAAGCCGTCAAGATGAACCTGCCCATGATCGGCATTTGTTTCGGCCATCAGCTCATGGCCCACGCCTTGGGAGGTGAAGCAGGATTTCATCCCGAGGGATTGGAGATTGGCACGGTCGATATCACGTTGACTGAAAACGGCATGGCTGATCCACTCATTGGCGGTCTGCCTTCATTTTTCAAAGGCCATGTCACTCATTCCCAGACCGCACTCAGTCTGCCACCAAATGCCACGGTGCTGGCTGCCAGCAGTCATGATCCACACCAATGTTTCCGTGTAGGCAACCACGCATGGGGAGTACAATTTCACCCGGAATTCGATGCCGAGGCCATCCGCTATTACATTGAACAATTGCGAGGAAAAATCACTGATCAGGGTGGGGATGCAAACAGTCTTCGCGATGCAGTGGTTGAAACGCCAGAATCAGCATCAGTGCTCAAACGATTTGCAGCATATTGCACCGAATTATGA
- a CDS encoding M48 family metalloprotease yields the protein MDHINIVRQLSRRDFMKAGGMTALGIALGGCAKNPVTGENQFMLVSEEQEIQMDRKASPQQLSNDYGPTQDLALNEYVSGVGTALSDKSHRPQMPYSYRVVNANYVNAYAFPGGTIACTRGIMLEIDNEAELSALLGHEIGHVNARHTAARMSSQTVIGTLAGVGGAAVGATYGGTWGALAGGLGGLGAGLLLASYSRDDERQADSLGMEYMTRAQYNPDGMIGLMEMLNEQHDREPSSVEIMFATHPMSSERLATARKQAVNKYMGAGEYAIYRERYMDNTAELRKIGPAIKEMQDAEKLGGQKKYDEAEEKMQSALKKVPNDYTGLLLMAKLQMAQKKYEDALPYAMEARRIYPDEAQASQLSGVLLIQSKQYSQAHDSFEAYDKALPGNPYSNFFKGYSQEGMGNREEAAREYYKFLQQVRQGDQAGHAYQRLIDWGYIKGEVRPVRDPMSYLG from the coding sequence ATGGACCATATTAATATTGTTAGACAATTGAGTCGCCGAGATTTTATGAAAGCCGGGGGTATGACAGCCCTTGGTATCGCCCTTGGCGGATGTGCCAAAAATCCTGTTACCGGCGAGAATCAGTTCATGTTGGTCAGCGAGGAACAGGAAATTCAGATGGACAGAAAGGCTTCGCCGCAACAACTGTCCAACGACTATGGTCCAACGCAGGATCTTGCGCTCAATGAATATGTGAGCGGCGTTGGTACAGCCCTGTCTGATAAATCGCATCGGCCGCAGATGCCGTACTCCTACCGTGTGGTCAACGCCAATTACGTTAATGCCTACGCCTTTCCGGGTGGGACCATTGCCTGTACTCGCGGTATCATGCTTGAAATCGACAACGAGGCTGAACTTTCGGCCTTGCTCGGTCATGAGATAGGACACGTCAACGCTCGGCACACTGCGGCGCGTATGAGTTCGCAGACCGTCATCGGTACATTAGCCGGTGTCGGTGGCGCGGCGGTTGGCGCAACATATGGTGGAACTTGGGGGGCACTCGCAGGAGGTCTCGGTGGCCTCGGTGCAGGATTACTTCTGGCATCATACAGTCGTGATGACGAGCGGCAGGCAGACAGCCTTGGTATGGAATACATGACCCGTGCTCAATATAACCCGGACGGCATGATAGGATTGATGGAAATGCTCAATGAACAGCATGACCGGGAGCCGAGTTCCGTTGAGATCATGTTCGCAACCCATCCAATGAGTTCTGAGCGGTTGGCTACGGCGCGCAAACAGGCCGTTAATAAATACATGGGAGCCGGAGAGTACGCCATCTATCGCGAGCGGTATATGGACAACACTGCAGAACTTCGCAAGATCGGTCCGGCTATCAAGGAAATGCAGGACGCAGAAAAGCTTGGCGGTCAGAAGAAGTACGATGAAGCCGAGGAAAAGATGCAGTCTGCCCTGAAGAAGGTCCCGAACGATTACACCGGTCTTTTGCTCATGGCGAAATTGCAGATGGCCCAAAAGAAATACGAAGACGCTCTGCCTTATGCCATGGAAGCCAGACGAATTTATCCTGATGAGGCTCAAGCCAGCCAGTTGAGTGGTGTGCTTTTGATTCAATCCAAGCAGTATTCCCAGGCGCATGACAGTTTCGAGGCCTATGACAAGGCGTTGCCCGGCAATCCTTATTCCAATTTTTTCAAGGGCTACAGTCAGGAAGGCATGGGCAACCGGGAAGAAGCTGCCCGTGAATATTACAAATTCCTTCAACAGGTCCGGCAGGGTGATCAAGCCGGTCACGCTTACCAACGTCTCATCGATTGGGGCTACATCAAGGGCGAGGTGCGACCTGTGCGCGACCCCATGTCTTATCTGGGATAA
- a CDS encoding ATP-binding cassette domain-containing protein: MKFELDITKHMRSGGDEFLLRSEFFSTDRALVLFGPSGSGKTLTLQSIAGMLTPDKGYIKINGEVIFDSKTNINVPTRSRDVGYVFQDYALFPHLTVRENISFGLKPLFGKLSPKDTWRVEELIGVFGLEKIASQRPIALSGGQQQRTALARALAPSPKILLLDEPFSALDQPLRIRMRNELTKVLETFDIPMIMVTHDADEAEAFAETIIVYHNGSVANIYSASSFTDSDKSLAETLRQQVALAYE, encoded by the coding sequence ATGAAATTCGAACTTGATATCACAAAACATATGCGAAGCGGAGGAGATGAATTTCTCCTCCGCTCGGAGTTCTTCTCGACAGACCGTGCTTTGGTGTTGTTCGGACCGTCTGGATCGGGCAAAACCCTGACCCTCCAATCCATCGCGGGCATGCTCACGCCCGACAAAGGGTACATCAAAATCAACGGCGAAGTGATTTTCGACTCCAAAACGAACATCAATGTCCCCACACGATCCCGCGATGTCGGATATGTATTTCAAGACTATGCCCTTTTTCCTCACCTGACTGTCCGCGAAAATATCAGTTTTGGACTCAAGCCGCTCTTCGGCAAACTCAGCCCAAAGGATACGTGGCGCGTGGAAGAACTGATCGGCGTATTCGGTCTTGAAAAGATCGCCAGCCAACGGCCAATCGCTCTATCTGGTGGGCAACAACAAAGAACGGCACTCGCTCGAGCGTTGGCTCCCTCCCCTAAAATCCTGCTCTTGGATGAGCCCTTCAGCGCCCTGGATCAACCATTGCGCATTCGCATGCGCAATGAACTGACTAAAGTACTTGAGACCTTCGACATCCCCATGATCATGGTCACCCACGATGCCGACGAAGCGGAGGCCTTTGCCGAAACCATCATAGTCTATCATAACGGCAGTGTGGCAAATATATACTCAGCCAGCTCCTTTACTGATTCGGATAAAAGTCTGGCCGAAACCCTCCGCCAACAGGTTGCTCTGGCCTATGAATAA
- the modA gene encoding molybdate ABC transporter substrate-binding protein produces the protein MKRTTIFASIVFSLFLVAGTVTGAMAQELIVSAAASLTDAFSDIEPAFEAAHPGVDVVMNFASSGALYRQIEQGAPADVYASANPKWMKKAVDKGFVNKTDAKVFARNSLVLATPADNPAGVKTLNDLTGSAVKSVGIGTPETVPAGQYAKGALTAQNLYKKLTPKMIFGESVRQILDYLSRDEIDCGFVYRTDAVKAGKKVTIIEEIPLEKPVTYPISVLKQSSEQDIAKAFVEFVRSDAGASLLEGRGFKRP, from the coding sequence ATGAAACGAACGACTATTTTTGCTTCTATTGTTTTCTCTCTCTTTCTTGTTGCCGGGACCGTCACAGGTGCCATGGCGCAGGAACTTATCGTGTCTGCCGCTGCCAGTCTGACCGACGCATTCAGCGACATAGAACCCGCCTTTGAAGCGGCCCATCCCGGCGTGGATGTAGTTATGAACTTTGCTTCATCCGGCGCTTTGTACCGCCAGATAGAACAGGGCGCTCCGGCTGATGTTTATGCCTCCGCCAATCCTAAATGGATGAAAAAGGCCGTTGACAAAGGCTTCGTCAACAAAACCGACGCCAAGGTCTTCGCTCGCAACTCTCTGGTGCTGGCAACCCCGGCAGACAATCCGGCTGGCGTAAAGACGTTGAATGATCTCACTGGCTCAGCGGTGAAATCCGTTGGTATCGGCACACCCGAGACCGTTCCTGCTGGCCAATATGCCAAGGGCGCACTGACCGCTCAGAATCTTTATAAAAAACTAACGCCCAAGATGATCTTTGGCGAATCCGTCCGTCAGATTCTCGATTACCTGTCCCGCGATGAAATCGATTGTGGTTTTGTCTACCGTACTGATGCTGTCAAAGCAGGCAAAAAAGTGACCATCATTGAGGAAATTCCTCTTGAGAAGCCTGTCACCTACCCCATTTCAGTACTCAAGCAGTCCAGCGAACAAGATATCGCCAAAGCCTTTGTGGAATTTGTCCGCAGCGATGCCGGTGCTTCCCTGTTGGAAGGACGCGGCTTCAAGCGCCCCTAA
- the modB gene encoding molybdate ABC transporter permease subunit yields MDMMWFDFTDVAFTGPLLLTLKVAGLATLGALILGVGTAYVLARWDFPGRDFLDAVCTLPMVMPPTVLGYYLLVFIGRRGVIGSWLQEHFNITLMFTWQGAVIAATVVAFPLVFKSARAALEGVGAHYENAARTLGQGELAVFLRVSLPLAFRGVLSGGMLAFARAMGEFGATLMVAGNLPGRTQTLSLAVYSAVQAGNNALANTLVLIISIVCVIILMTTSKLLKPRC; encoded by the coding sequence ATGGATATGATGTGGTTTGATTTTACCGATGTGGCCTTTACCGGACCGCTGTTACTGACTCTCAAGGTCGCAGGACTGGCGACGCTGGGGGCATTGATACTTGGCGTGGGCACGGCGTATGTACTTGCCCGGTGGGATTTCCCCGGACGAGACTTTCTGGACGCAGTATGCACACTGCCCATGGTCATGCCTCCTACCGTTCTCGGATATTACCTGCTCGTCTTTATCGGACGTCGAGGGGTTATCGGAAGCTGGCTGCAAGAGCACTTCAATATTACACTCATGTTCACCTGGCAGGGGGCGGTCATCGCTGCCACAGTGGTTGCTTTTCCATTGGTATTCAAATCCGCTCGTGCCGCACTCGAAGGGGTCGGTGCACATTATGAAAATGCAGCCCGCACCTTGGGACAAGGAGAATTGGCCGTCTTTCTTCGCGTTTCCCTTCCACTGGCTTTCAGAGGTGTTCTCTCTGGGGGAATGCTTGCATTTGCTCGTGCCATGGGAGAATTCGGTGCCACCCTCATGGTGGCCGGCAATCTTCCTGGCAGGACACAAACTCTTTCGCTCGCTGTCTACTCAGCGGTCCAAGCCGGAAACAATGCACTCGCCAACACACTGGTGCTCATCATCAGTATCGTCTGCGTGATCATCCTCATGACCACGAGCAAATTATTGAAACCTCGTTGTTAA
- a CDS encoding MerR family transcriptional regulator: MYTVGRLAKKHGLSRSTLLYYDRIGLLRPNGHTKGEYRQYSDEDDIHLTRICEYRRAGISLKAIGDMLDDQAETGVATTLENRLSELNREMDTLREQQRFITNLLGRTDLLNEQQVMDKTTWVSLLSSAGFSEKDMRRWHVQFEKSAPDKHADFLRRLHIPEGEISAIRAMAAAPHAIFNINKESGKFMEIFFKIYEGLDREGPGSFAMTQRAYDMCTDLPEKPEILELGCGSGGATIPLAQISNGIVTATEIYHPFLEKMVENAKKAGVEEHIIAAVMDMSEIQAEPESFDLIWCEGAAYILGVDKALEQWKRYLKPGGCLCLSDAVWLSDDIRGNAPEEVKNFWAEGYPAMRTAEENNRAGEAAGYTMLGNFTIDTACWDAFYNDVERRMNEIESTYGTDPNGRAIIDMTRKEIAQYRDYPGTYGYEFHVFKK; this comes from the coding sequence ATGTACACTGTTGGAAGGCTCGCCAAAAAACACGGCCTATCTCGCTCAACACTGCTCTACTACGACCGCATCGGCCTACTCCGACCGAACGGTCACACCAAAGGTGAGTATCGACAGTATTCGGATGAAGACGATATCCACCTGACAAGGATATGTGAATACCGTAGAGCCGGGATCAGTCTCAAAGCTATTGGTGACATGCTCGACGATCAAGCGGAAACCGGCGTGGCCACGACTCTGGAAAATCGACTCTCAGAACTAAATCGGGAAATGGACACCTTACGGGAACAGCAACGATTCATCACCAACCTGCTTGGCCGAACCGACTTGTTGAACGAACAGCAAGTCATGGACAAGACCACATGGGTTTCTCTGCTCAGTTCCGCCGGATTCAGCGAAAAAGATATGCGACGTTGGCATGTCCAATTTGAAAAGAGCGCACCTGACAAACATGCGGATTTCCTGCGCCGCCTGCATATACCTGAAGGAGAAATCTCAGCCATCCGGGCAATGGCCGCAGCACCGCATGCAATATTCAACATCAACAAGGAATCAGGAAAATTCATGGAAATATTCTTTAAGATATACGAAGGACTCGACCGCGAAGGTCCCGGCAGTTTTGCTATGACACAACGCGCTTACGATATGTGCACTGACCTGCCGGAAAAACCGGAGATTCTCGAATTGGGTTGCGGATCAGGTGGGGCAACTATCCCACTGGCGCAGATATCCAACGGCATTGTCACGGCCACAGAAATCTATCACCCCTTCCTCGAAAAAATGGTCGAAAACGCCAAGAAGGCCGGAGTGGAAGAACATATTATTGCTGCAGTCATGGATATGAGCGAAATACAGGCTGAACCGGAGTCCTTTGACCTTATCTGGTGCGAAGGTGCGGCATACATTCTGGGTGTGGACAAGGCGCTTGAACAGTGGAAACGCTATCTCAAACCCGGTGGCTGTCTCTGTCTCTCCGACGCGGTCTGGCTCTCAGACGACATCCGTGGCAACGCACCTGAAGAAGTCAAAAACTTCTGGGCCGAAGGCTACCCTGCCATGCGTACTGCCGAAGAAAATAACCGCGCTGGCGAAGCCGCGGGCTATACCATGCTCGGCAATTTCACCATCGACACCGCCTGTTGGGATGCTTTCTACAATGACGTTGAACGGCGAATGAACGAAATTGAATCGACCTATGGAACAGACCCGAATGGACGAGCCATCATCGACATGACCCGCAAGGAAATCGCGCAGTATCGGGATTACCCCGGCACATACGGTTACGAGTTCCACGTCTTCAAAAAATAA